One stretch of Gemmatimonadaceae bacterium DNA includes these proteins:
- a CDS encoding peroxiredoxin, with product MESTTRSGRTCAGNARPTHPSAASAAPDFTADTTEGPIHFHEWIGDHFAILFSHPKNYTPVCTTELGSMAGLKPEFDKRHTKVIGLSADPVSEHAGWAKDIEETQGHKVTFPMIGDADLHVAKLYDMLPEEAVPGQRTPKDNETVRSVFIIGPDKKVKAILMYPMSSGRNFAEVLRLLDSVQLTATHAVSTPANWQQGQDVIISNAVSNEEAAKKYPQGFKTIKPYLRTVAQPQ from the coding sequence ATCGAGTCAACTACGCGCTCGGGAAGGACCTGCGCCGGCAATGCGCGGCCGACGCATCCGAGCGCGGCCAGTGCAGCCCCCGACTTCACCGCCGACACCACCGAAGGCCCCATCCACTTTCACGAGTGGATTGGCGACCATTTTGCCATCCTCTTCTCACACCCGAAGAACTACACGCCGGTGTGCACCACCGAGCTGGGTTCGATGGCCGGCCTCAAGCCCGAGTTCGACAAGCGCCACACCAAGGTGATCGGCCTGAGCGCCGACCCGGTGAGCGAGCATGCCGGGTGGGCCAAGGACATCGAAGAGACCCAGGGCCACAAGGTCACGTTCCCGATGATCGGCGACGCCGACCTGCACGTCGCCAAACTGTACGACATGCTCCCCGAGGAGGCCGTGCCGGGCCAGCGCACGCCCAAGGACAATGAAACCGTGCGGTCGGTATTCATTATCGGCCCGGACAAGAAGGTGAAGGCCATCCTGATGTACCCCATGAGCTCAGGGCGCAATTTTGCCGAAGTGCTGCGCCTGCTGGACTCTGTGCAGTTGACGGCCACGCATGCGGTGTCGACACCGGCCAATTGGCAGCAGGGGCAGGACGTCATCATTTCCAACGCCGTCTCCAATGAAGAGGCCGCGAAGAAGTATCCGCAGGGTTTCAAGACCATCAAGCCGTATCTGCGCACGGTCGCACAACCCCAGTAG
- a CDS encoding serine hydrolase, producing MGPSVVSAVKSGAALAALGCVGRALPAQVLPERVVDSIVTRALKAFPTPGVAVVVVQDGKVVVAKGYGVKTLGDTARVTPTTRFGIASNTKVFTATALGLLVEEGKLEWDAPVIRYLPQFAMYDPFVTRELTVRDLLVHRSGLGLGAGDLLWWPASTYSRKDIMYRLRFIKPATSFRSAYAYDNVLYLVAGEIIESVSGMSWERFVEERILRKVGMTHTTSRHGDAAAPGDVATTHAPVNGALRVIAPMTSDNTNPAGGINSGAIDMAKWVLTQLDSGKVADGTRLFRASTARQLWAPVTPTPIGTPPPELAPLQRDFGFYALGLNVIDFRGRKTLHHTGGLPGYLSSVAMVPSARAAVVVLTNDESSTFLALTWALLDRALNAPSFDWIGGYAALTARQDRALVDAAKGAQASPDSVSRPSLALEKYAGTYEDAWYGDVTVTHEQGTLVMRFSHTPQLVGDMVPWQHDTFLVRWRDRELRADAYATFALLPDGRIDQVKLLPASPDVDFSFDFADLLLQPKRAARP from the coding sequence ATGGGGCCTTCGGTGGTGTCGGCGGTGAAGTCGGGGGCTGCACTGGCCGCGCTCGGATGCGTCGGCCGCGCATTGCCGGCGCAGGTCCTTCCCGAGCGCGTAGTTGACTCGATTGTCACTCGCGCGCTGAAGGCGTTTCCCACGCCCGGCGTTGCGGTCGTGGTTGTTCAGGACGGCAAGGTGGTGGTGGCCAAGGGCTACGGCGTCAAGACGCTGGGGGACACGGCGCGCGTGACGCCCACCACCCGGTTCGGTATCGCGTCAAATACCAAAGTGTTTACGGCCACAGCCCTCGGTCTCCTGGTGGAGGAGGGGAAGCTCGAGTGGGATGCACCCGTCATTCGGTATCTGCCGCAGTTCGCGATGTACGATCCCTTCGTGACGCGCGAGCTCACGGTGCGCGACTTGCTGGTGCATCGCAGTGGCCTGGGGCTGGGCGCCGGCGACCTGCTGTGGTGGCCAGCATCCACCTACAGCCGCAAGGACATCATGTATCGGCTGCGCTTCATCAAGCCGGCCACGTCATTTCGTTCGGCGTACGCCTACGACAACGTGCTGTACCTGGTGGCGGGCGAGATTATCGAATCGGTGAGCGGAATGTCGTGGGAGCGCTTTGTTGAAGAGCGCATTCTCAGGAAGGTCGGCATGACCCATACCACGTCGCGGCACGGTGACGCGGCCGCTCCGGGTGATGTGGCGACCACGCATGCACCGGTGAACGGCGCGCTGCGGGTGATCGCGCCGATGACCAGCGACAACACCAATCCGGCCGGTGGCATCAACAGCGGTGCCATCGACATGGCGAAATGGGTGCTCACGCAGTTGGACTCGGGGAAAGTAGCCGATGGCACGCGACTGTTTCGTGCGTCGACCGCACGCCAACTGTGGGCCCCGGTCACCCCAACGCCCATCGGGACACCGCCACCGGAGCTGGCCCCGCTGCAGCGCGACTTCGGGTTCTATGCGCTCGGACTCAATGTGATCGACTTCCGCGGACGGAAGACATTGCATCATACCGGTGGGCTCCCTGGTTATCTGAGTTCAGTCGCCATGGTGCCGTCGGCGCGGGCGGCGGTGGTGGTCCTCACGAACGACGAATCCAGCACGTTTCTGGCGCTCACCTGGGCGTTGCTGGACCGTGCGCTCAACGCCCCGTCATTCGATTGGATTGGCGGGTACGCGGCGCTGACCGCGCGACAAGACCGCGCATTGGTTGATGCCGCCAAGGGCGCGCAGGCATCCCCCGACTCGGTCTCGCGTCCGTCGTTGGCCCTGGAGAAGTACGCGGGCACCTACGAAGACGCATGGTACGGCGACGTTACGGTGACGCACGAGCAGGGCACGCTGGTGATGCGCTTTTCGCACACGCCGCAACTGGTGGGGGACATGGTGCCGTGGCAACACGACACGTTTCTCGTGCGCTGGCGCGATCGGGAATTGCGGGCCGACGCCTACGCGACGTTTGCGCTGCTGCCAGATGGACGCATTGATCAGGTGAAGCTGCTCCCCGCGTCGCCCGATGTGGACTTCTCATTCGATTTCGCCGATCTGTTGCTCCAACCCAAACGAGCGGCGAGGCCGTAG
- a CDS encoding rhomboid family intramembrane serine protease, translating to MSVAKRSAGSLMKTMQLQATVLGSSLGAAWLTLALNVLSGGALLPYGIVPRSVTGLRGILFAPFLHANLAHLTANTGSFVVLGWLVMLRDKRHFGRVTLAAALTSGITSWLLGAPGSVHIGASGVIFGYLGFLMVSGWYARTFASIGLSIGVTAVWGSLVFGVLPNMPGVSWQGHLGGFIGGVLAARAFRRA from the coding sequence ATGTCGGTGGCGAAACGGTCCGCAGGCAGCCTCATGAAAACCATGCAGCTGCAGGCCACCGTTCTGGGCAGCTCACTCGGCGCGGCGTGGCTCACCCTGGCTCTCAATGTGCTCAGCGGTGGCGCACTGTTGCCGTACGGCATTGTCCCACGCTCAGTCACGGGGCTGCGCGGCATTCTGTTCGCCCCGTTCCTGCACGCGAATCTGGCGCATCTGACGGCCAACACCGGGTCGTTCGTGGTGCTGGGTTGGTTGGTGATGCTACGCGACAAGCGACACTTCGGACGCGTGACGCTGGCGGCTGCACTGACCTCGGGAATCACGTCATGGCTGCTGGGAGCGCCGGGATCGGTACACATCGGCGCCAGCGGCGTGATTTTCGGCTACCTGGGTTTTCTGATGGTGAGCGGGTGGTACGCGCGCACATTCGCCAGCATAGGGCTCAGCATTGGCGTGACCGCTGTGTGGGGGAGCCTGGTGTTTGGTGTGTTGCCCAACATGCCGGGGGTGAGCTGGCAGGGACATCTGGGCGGATTCATTGGCGGGGTGTTGGCGGCGCGGGCGTTTCGAAGAGCGTAG
- a CDS encoding Lrp/AsnC family transcriptional regulator, with protein sequence MDSQDLRLISLLRENARVSVAQLAKQLGVSRGTVQNRIDRLIEQRVLLGFTVRTTPEVAAHRVRAVMMISVEGDRSDAILKALRGYPEVRALHTTNGRWDIVAEVATDSLETFDEALRGIRTIKGVSNSETSLLLSTHKV encoded by the coding sequence ATGGATAGTCAGGACCTCCGACTCATTTCTTTGCTCCGCGAGAACGCCCGGGTATCAGTCGCGCAGCTGGCCAAGCAGTTGGGTGTATCCCGCGGCACCGTGCAGAACCGCATCGATCGCCTCATCGAGCAGCGGGTGCTGTTGGGGTTCACGGTTCGCACCACGCCCGAGGTGGCCGCGCATCGCGTGCGGGCCGTGATGATGATCAGCGTGGAGGGCGATCGCTCCGACGCCATTCTCAAGGCGTTGCGCGGCTATCCCGAGGTGCGGGCGTTGCACACCACCAATGGCCGATGGGACATCGTGGCCGAGGTGGCGACCGACAGTCTTGAGACGTTTGACGAGGCACTGCGCGGCATTCGCACCATCAAGGGCGTGTCGAACTCGGAGACGAGTTTGCTGTTGTCCACGCACAAGGTGTAA
- the rocF gene encoding arginase: MSPTLLDSPVYSLRPGSFPVRRTPAPTPSGTVQLIGVPMDLGASRRGVDMGPSAMRLANLSELLQRLGLVVDDIGNVTVPDRASIATTLAARLAAITDVCEEVAHLTATAVRDGVRPLVIGGDHSLAAGSVAGTATALAERGERVGLIWLDAHGDLNTPNTSLSGNVHGMPVAHLLGLGDHRLSHLASTFPAVRPEHLVYVGLRDLDDAEKALIAELGLQAFTMRDIDERGLRSVMDEAVAIATHGTGGVHLSCDADWIDPREAPGVGTPVRGGATLREAHLAMEIIHDSGALLAMDLVEINPILDRQNHTAELAAELIASAFGRRIL; this comes from the coding sequence ATGTCACCAACACTGCTCGATTCACCCGTCTATTCACTGCGCCCGGGTTCCTTTCCCGTTCGCCGGACGCCGGCCCCGACACCCTCTGGCACCGTCCAGCTGATTGGCGTGCCCATGGACCTCGGCGCCAGTCGCCGCGGTGTGGATATGGGCCCGTCAGCGATGCGGCTGGCCAATCTCAGCGAGTTGCTGCAGCGATTGGGATTGGTGGTGGACGACATCGGCAACGTGACCGTGCCCGACCGCGCGTCGATTGCCACCACCCTCGCCGCGCGGCTGGCCGCCATCACCGATGTCTGCGAGGAAGTCGCGCACTTGACCGCGACGGCCGTCCGCGACGGCGTACGTCCGCTGGTCATCGGTGGCGATCACTCGCTGGCGGCAGGTTCGGTGGCCGGAACAGCCACCGCGCTGGCTGAACGTGGCGAACGCGTGGGGCTGATCTGGCTGGACGCGCACGGCGATCTCAACACACCAAATACCAGTTTGAGCGGCAACGTGCATGGTATGCCGGTCGCTCACCTGCTGGGTCTGGGCGATCACCGCTTGTCACACCTGGCCAGCACGTTTCCGGCGGTGCGACCGGAGCATCTCGTGTATGTGGGGCTGCGCGATCTCGACGACGCCGAGAAGGCGCTCATCGCTGAGTTGGGATTGCAGGCGTTCACCATGCGCGACATTGACGAGCGTGGACTCCGCTCGGTGATGGATGAAGCGGTGGCGATTGCCACACACGGCACCGGTGGCGTGCACCTCTCGTGCGATGCCGACTGGATTGATCCCCGCGAAGCCCCGGGCGTTGGCACGCCGGTGCGCGGTGGCGCCACGCTGCGGGAAGCACATCTCGCCATGGAGATTATTCACGATTCCGGTGCGTTGTTGGCCATGGACCTGGTGGAGATCAACCCGATTCTGGATCGCCAGAATCACACCGCGGAACTGGCCGCTGAACTGATCGCGAGCGCCTTCGGGCGCCGCATTCTCTGA